A genome region from Carya illinoinensis cultivar Pawnee chromosome 2, C.illinoinensisPawnee_v1, whole genome shotgun sequence includes the following:
- the LOC122301136 gene encoding putative pentatricopeptide repeat-containing protein At3g15930 translates to MPPSFVLKIHSLCSPLAFSTSHSSSLVKMISMASVSPTRISPHSHPRSLENPSLTLFENCKSMDQLTQIHSQTIKTGLTSNPAVQNKIVAFCCTHESGDMTYARYMFDTIPEPSVFICNTMIKGYSRIHLPENGISMYLEMLRRNVKPDHYTFPFLLKGFTHDIALACGKQLHGHVVKNGFDSNMFVQNSFVHMYSLCGLIDMARGVFDSSQIRDVVTWNVMLSAYNRIKQFDEVRRLFYEMDKKGVSPTSVTLVLVLSACSKSKDLDIGKRAHEYVKECKVEPNLILENALIDMYAACGEMDLALGIFRNMKTRDVISWTAIVAGFANAGEVDLARRYFDQMSERDYVSWTAMIDGYLRMNRFKEALTLFRQMQTSNIRPDEFTIVSVLTACAHLGALELGEWIKTYIEKHKIKNDVYVGNALIDMYFKCGNVEKAQGIFKEMPRIDKFTWTAMIVGLAINGRGEEALDMFFEMLKARIAPDEITYIGVLCACTHTGMVDSGKRFFASMTTQHGIKPNVAHYGCMVDLLGRAGHLKEAHEVIKNMPMKPNSIVWGALLGACRVHKDAEMAEMAAKQILELEPENGAVYVLLCNIYAACNRWEDLREVRQTMKDRGIKKTPGCSLIEMNGIVNEFVAGDQSHPKTTDIYSKLDEMTRDLKIAGYSPDTSEISLDVGEEDKESALYRHSEKLAIAFGLISSGPGVTIRIVKNLRMCVDCHRVAKLVSNLYNREVIVRDKTRFHHFRNGSCSCKDYW, encoded by the coding sequence ATGCCGCCTTCTTTTGTTCTCAAAATCCACTCGCTCTGTTCTCCTTTGGCCTTCTCAACTTCACATTCCTCATCTCTCGTGAAAATGATCTCCATGGCATCCGTTTCCCCAACACGCATCTCTCCACACTCCCATCCTCGCTCCCTTGAAAACCCATCACTAACACTCTTCGAAAACTGCAAGTCCATGGACCAACTCACGCAAATCCATTCCCAAACAATCAAAACAGGGTTGACATCAAATCCGGCCgtacaaaataaaattgtagCCTTCTGTTGTACGCATGAATCCGGCGATATGACCTATGCCCGTTACATGTTTGACACCATTCCTGAACCAAGTGTGTTCATTTGTAACACCATGATAAAAGGCTATTCTAGGATTCATCTGCCTGAAAATGGGATTTCTATGTACTTGGAAATGTTGAGAAGGAATGTCAAGCCTGACCATTACACTTTCCCGTTCTTGTTAAAGGGTTTTACACATGATATTGCATTGGCATGTGGGAAACAGTTGCATGGTCATGTAGTGAAAAATGGGTTTGATTCTAATATGTTTGTTCAAAATTCTTTTGTACATATGTACTCTTTGTGTGGTCTGATTGATATGGCTCGTGGTGTTTTTGATTCGAGTCAGATAAGGGATGTGGTTACTTGGAATGTAATGTTATCTGCATACAACAGAATTAAACAATTTGATGAAGTACGGAGGCTTTTTTACGAGATGGACAAAAAGGGAGTCTCTCCCACTTCAGTTACCCTTGTTCTAGTGCTATCAGCTTGTTCCAAATCCAAGGACTTAGATATTGGCAAGCGGGCTCATGAGTATGTCAAAGAATGCAAGGTTGAACCCAATTTGATATTGGAAAATGCTTTGATTGATATGTATGCAGCTTGTGGAGAAATGGATCTTGCGCTTGGGATTTTCCGGAACATGAAGACCAGGGATGTGATTTCTTGGACTGCCATTGTTGCAGGGTTTGCCAATGCTGGAGAAGTTGATTTAGCTCGGAGGTATTTTGACCAGATGTCCGAAAGAGATTATGTTTCATGGACTGCCATGATTGATGGGTACCTTCGGATGAACCGGTTCAAAGAGGCTTTGACACTTTTTCGTCAGATGCAAACTTCAAATATAAGACCGGATGAGTTCACCATAGTTAGTGTTCTAACTGCTTGTGCACATCTTGGGGCACTTGAATTAGGAGAATGGATAAAGACGTATATTGAAAAACACAAGATCAAGAATGACGTGTATGTAGGAAATGCTTTAATAGACATGTACTTTAAATGTGGAAACGTGGAAAAAGCGCAAGGGATTTTTAAGGAGATGCCTCGGATTGATAAGTTTACATGGACGGCGATGATTGTTGGTCTTGCCATTAATGGGCGTGGTGAAGAAGCTCTGGATATGTTCTTTGAAATGCTAAAAGCTAGAATAGCACCAGACGAGATAACTTACATTGGTGTTCTATGTGCTTGTACTCACACGGGCATGGTAGACAGTGGAAAAAGGTTTTTTGCTAGCATGACCACCCAACATGGGATTAAGCCCAATGTCGCGCATTATGGGTGCATGGTTGATCTTCTTGGCCGAGCTGGACATCTAAAAGAAGCTCATGAAGTTATAAAGAATATGCCAATGAAACCAAATTCAATCGTCTGGGGGGCACTTCTTGGTGCATGTAGAGTACATAAAGACGCAGAAATGGCTGAAATGGCAGCCAAACAGATTCTTGAGTTAGAGCCTGAAAATGGGGCTGTTTACGTTCtattatgtaatatatatgcAGCTTGCAATAGATGGGAAGATTTGCGTGAAGTAAGACAAACAATGAAGGATAGAGGAATCAAGAAAACCCCAGGTTGCAGTTTGATAGAGATGAACGGTATTGTCAATGAATTTGTGGCTGGAGACCAGTCACATCCTAAAACTACAGACATCTATTCAAAGTTAGATGAGATGACAAGAGACTTGAAAATTGCAGGGTATTCCCCTGATACATCAGAGATTTCCCTTGATGTAGGGGAAGAAGATAAAGAGAGTGCACTATACCGGCATAGTGAAAAGTTGGCTATCGCCTTTGGCCTTATTAGTTCAGGACCTGGGGTCACAATTAGAATCGTGAAGAACCTTAGAATGTGCGTGGATTGTCACCGTGTGGCAAAGCTGGTGTCAAATTTGTACAACAGAGAAGTAATTGTTAGGGATAAAACTCGATTCCATCATTTCAGGAACGGTTcatgttcatgtaaagattATTGGTGA
- the LOC122301139 gene encoding protein FAR1-RELATED SEQUENCE 6-like, whose product MDEVSLNSEPVGDDDADEFEIEGDSSMMEYVGQTGIIQGENPLPPVVGMEFESYEDVYYFYNCYAKEQGFGVRVSNTWYRKSKERYRGKLSCSSAGFKKKSEANRPRPETRTGCPAMMKFRLMDSKRWRIIEVELEHNHLISSKSGKFYKSHKHLGVGTKRTLQLDGTEEVPKVRLFRTVVINAEDNGSIDVDEGEFGNNVDYGNQLKLKEGDAQALLNYFCCSQLMDPNFFYVIDLNDKGCLKNLFWTDARARVAYGYFGDVVAFDTTCMTNKYEVPLVSFVGVNHHGQSLLLGCGLLAGETIESYTWLFRAWLTCMLGRPPQAIITDQCPTLQTAVSDVFPRASHCLCLSHIMQKVPEKLGGLFQYESIQALLSTAVYYSVRSEEFEAAWEDMMQHHGLRDHKWLQALYEDRKRWVPVYLKETFLAGMFPIQPSDGVSSFFEEYIDKQTPLKEFLDKYDQILQTKHQLESLADMDSRNSSYMLKSRSYFELQLSKLYTNDILMMFKREVEGMYSCFSTRQLNVDGPIFTYIFKEQVEVEGNRRETMYEVLYNAPEMEVLCACGLFNFKGYLCRHALSVLDQNGIEEIPPQYILSRWRKDIKRSYILDHSSSGIDSNNPVHRHDHLYKCVVQVVEEGRKSQDRYKFALQAMEELLNKLHLVGDQPM is encoded by the coding sequence ATGGATGAAGTTTCTCTCAACAGTGAGCCAGTCGGTGATGATGATGCTGATGAATTTGAGATAGAAGGAGATTCTTCAATGATGGAATATGTGGGTCAAACTGGCATAATTCAAGGAGAGAACCCCCTTCCTCCTGTTGTTGGAATGGAGTTTGAGTCTTATGAggatgtatattatttttacaattgttatgccAAGGAACAGGGATTTGGGGTTAGAGTAAGCAATACATGGTATAGAAAGAGTAAGGAAAGATACAGAGGAAAACTTAGCTGTAGTAGTGCaggttttaaaaagaaaagtgaagCAAACCGACCAAGACCAGAAACAAGAACTGGCTGTCCAGCGATGATGAAGTTCAGATTGATGGACTCCAAAAGGTGGAGAATTATTGAAGTGGAGCTTGAGCACAATCACTTGATTAGCTCAAAAAGTGGAAAATTCTATAAATCCCATAAGCACCTGGGTGTTGGAACCAAAAGAACATTGCAGTTAGATGGTACTGAGGAAGTACCAAAAGTTAGGCTGTTTCGGACAGTGGTTATCAATGCAGAGGATAATGGAAGTATAGATGTTGATGAAGGAGAATTTGGGAATAATGTCGACTATGGCAATCAATTGAAACTTAAAGAAGGAGATGCCCAGGCACTTCTTAATTATTTCTGCTGCTCACAATTAATGGATCCAAACTTCTTTTATGTGATAGATCTAAATGATAAAGGATGTTTGAAGAATTTGTTTTGGACAGATGCAAGAGCAAGGGTTGCGTATGGCTATTTTGGTGATGTAGTTGCTTTTGACACTACATGCATGACAAATAAATATGAAGTTCCCctggtttcttttgttggaGTGAATCATCATGGACAATCTCTGCTATTGGGTTGTGGTTTACTTGCAGGTGAGACTATTGAATCATATACATGGTTGTTTAGGGCATGGCTTACGTGTATGTTAGGACGCCCTCCACAAGCCATTATTACTGACCAATGTCCAACCTTACAGACAGCTGTTTCTGATGTTTTCCCAAGAGCTTCTCATTGTCTGTGCTTATCACATATCATGCAGAAAGTTCCAGAGAAACTGGGAGGATTATTCCAATATGAATCAATTCAAGCACTATTGAGTACAGCAGTTTATTACTCAGTGAGGTCTGAGGAATTCGAGGCAGCTTGGGAGGATATGATGCAACATCATGGACTTAGAGATCATAAATGGCTTCAAGCTTTATACGAAGATCGAAAACGCTGGGTTCCAGTTTATTTGAAGGAGACATTTTTGGCTGGAATGTTTCCCATCCAGCCAAGTGATGGTGTATCTTCATTCTTTGAAGAATATATTGACAAACAAACTCCTTTGAAAGAATTTTTAGATAAGTATGATCAAATTCTGCAGACAAAACATCAGCTTGAATCCCTGGCAGATATGGATTCAAGAAATTCAAGTTATATGCTGAAATCAAGAAGCTATTTTGAATTGCAACTCTCAAAATTGTACACGAATGACATATTAATGATGTTCAAGAGGGAGGTGGAGGGAATGTACTCTTGTTTTAGCACTAGACAGTTAAATGTTGATGGGCCGATCTTTACGTACATTTTCAAGGAACAAGTTGAAGTTGAGGGAAACAGGAGGGAAACAATGTATGAAGTTCTGTATAATGCACCTGAAATGGAGGTCCTTTGTGCTTGTGGTTTGTTCAACTTTAAAGGTTATTTATGCAGGCATGCGCTGTCTGTCCTTGATCAAAATGGCATAGAGGAGATTCCACCTCAGTACATTCTTTCACGGTGGAGGAAGGACATTAAACGCAGTTACATTCTTGACCACAGCTCCAGTGGTATTGACAGCAATAACCCAGTTCATAGGCATGATCATCTGTACAAATGTGTGGTGCAGGTTGTGGAGGAAGGGAGGAAATCACAAGATCGTTACAAGTTTGCATTGCAAGCGATGGAGGAGTTATTAAACAAGCTTCATCTTGTGGGGGACCAGCCAATGTAG